In Angustibacter sp. Root456, the genomic window NNNNNNNNNNNCCGCACGGGTCGCACGATGGAGCGCACCAGCAGCACCCCCACCAGCACGGCCATCACCAGCGCGAGGGCAGCGACCACCAGCACGATGGCCTTGGTGCGCGAGGCGGCCGAGTCCGCGTCGCGCTGCACCGCAGCGGCCCGTGCGTCGACGGACTTCTGCAGGGCGGTCGTCTTGTCGAGCAGCGCGGACCACTGCTCGTCGAGGTCGCCGTTCAGGATCTTGTAGGCACTGGCTCGGCCCTGGGGGGAGTTCTTCTTCAGCTCGTCGAGCATCCGGTCGGTGGTGACGAAGTACTGCCGCCACAGCACCGCCGCGTCGGCGACGTGCGCCTTCTCCTGGGCCGTCAGGTGCTCGCGCTCCAGCTCGCCGAGGAGCCGGGTGCCGGCGTCCTTGGACTCCAGGAGGCCCGCGAGGTTGTAGCCCTTCGGGTCGACCGCGGCAGCCGGCCCCTCGACCAGCGCCTGCGCGTAGATGTAGCCCTGCCACCCGCTGACGTCGGCGTCGAGGTAGGCGAGCTGCTGCACCTGGTCGCGCAGCCCCTCCAGCGCGACGACGTCGGCCCGGGCCTGCTGCTGGCGTCCAGATCCCAGGATTCCGGCTCCCGCGACCAGCACCAGCATCAGCGTCGCCAACCCGAAGGCGGTGGCGATACGACGAGCAATCGAACGGTCGAGTCCGAGAACGCGCAGCACGAAAGGACCTCACTGTCAGGAGACGTCTGTCACCTGCCCATCGGCGGCAGCGGCCGAGAGGTGAGGAGTCAGCGAACGCGCTTGGCGAACGTCGGGCGCTGCCGTCGAGGGGGCTGCACCTGCCCGACGTTCTCGATGAGCAGCAGGGCCAGGTCGTCCGTCGCGTTCTTCGACCGGGCCTGCTCGCGCACGGTCGACAGGAGCCGCTCCAAGGCCTCGTCGACCTCGCCGCCCACGAGCTGTCGAGCCATGGGGGCCACCGGCAGGAACTCGCCCTCGACGTCGCGAGCCTCGCTCAGCCCGTCGGTGTACAGCAGCAGCCGGTCACCAGGTGACCACGGCAGGTCGAGCGCCACGTAGTCGTCGCCGAGGCCGAGCGGGAAGCCTGCCGGCGCCTCGACCAGGCGTCCCTGGCCCGCACGGTCGACGAGCAGTGGTGGCGGGTGTCCGCAGCTGACGACCGTGAGCGTCCCGGCGTCGCGCAGCTGCACGAGCACCGCCGTTGCGAACTCCTCCTCGTCCAGGAACGGGACGAGGTAGGTGCTCATGTCAGCGGCGATCGTCTCGAGGTCGGTGCTGGCTGCTGCCGCCTGGCGGAACGCCCGGATCACCCGGGCCGCCTGCTCGATGGCGCCCACTCCCTTGCCGCGGACGTCACCCACGACGAAGCAGGTGTGCTGCTCCGAGCTGAAGCAGTCGAACAGGTCACCACCCACCAGCGTGTCTTCGGCGGCCGGCACGTACCGGGTCGCGGTGCGGACCGGCCCGATCCGCGGCGGCACGACCGGCAGGATCGATCGCTGAGCGACGTCGGCGATCCGCGACACGCGTCGAAAGCGCTGGTCCCGGCGCTCACGGACGTCGGCGACGAACACCGCGGCCACCGCCATCAGCGCGACCGTGACCATGCGGATCAGGTGCTGCTCGGTGTCGATCGTCCTGGTCCAGACACCCGAGACCACCGACAGCAGGATCGCCACCAGCCCGAACGCTGCCGTCGTGGTCCACGGCAGGGCCGCGCAGGCGATCAACGCGGCCAAGCCGTACAGGGGCGAGACGACGACGCCGGGAGAACGCCCGGTCAGCAGCTCGGCCAGCAGGACGACGGCCAGCCAACCGCCGGCCGCCAGGGCCGTGCGTCGCCCCATGTCCCGCTCGGTCACGCCGTCACTGTGCCAGATTCACCGACCGCGCGGAGTCTCCCTCATCCACCCAGCGCGGCGAGGGCGTGGTCGAGGTCGTCGCGCAGGTCGTTGACGTCCTCCAGGCCCACGGACAGGCGGACCACGCCGTCGGTGATGCCGACGGCTGCGCGGCCGTCCGGGCCCAGCCTGCGGTGCGTGGTGGTCGCGGGATGCGTCACGAGCGACTTGGAGTCACCCAAGTTGTTGCTGATGTCGATGCAACGCAACGCATCCAGCAGCGCGAACGCCTCGGCCTTGCCGCCGTCGACCTCGAAGGTCAGCACGGTGCCACCACCGTCCATCTGCAGCGTCGCCAGCTCGTGCTGCGGGTGCGAGGCCAGGAACGGGTACCGCACCCAGCGGATGCGGGGGTGGCGCTCGAGGTGCTCCGCCAGCGCCAGCGCCGACGCCGTCATGTGCCGCACCCGCATCGACAACGTCTCGAGCCCCTTGGTGAGCACCCACGCGTTGAACGGGCTCAAGCTCGGGCCGGTGTGCCGCATGAGGTTCTGCACCGGGCCGTCGATGAAGTCGACCGGCCCGAGCACCGCCCCGCCGAGCGTGCGGCCCTGACCGTCGATGTGCTTGGTGGCCGAGTAGACGACCACGTCGGCGCCGAGCTCCATCGGCCGTTGCAGCACCGGCGTCGCGAAGACGTTGTCGACGACCACCGTCGCGCCCGCGGCGTGCGCGAGATCGCAGACGGCACGGACGTCGACGAGCTCCTGCATCGGGTTGGACGGCGACTCGAAGAACACGGCGGTGGCCGGCCGGCTCAGCGCCTCGCGCCACTGATCGAGGTCGGCGCCGTCGACGAAGTCGGTCTCGACGCCGAAGCGGCGCAGGATCTCGTCGAGCACCACGAAGCACGAGCCGAACAGGCTGCGGGCGGCGACGACGCGGTCGCCTTGCGACACCAGTGCGGCCAGCGCCACCCACACCGCGGCCATGCCGCTCGCGGTGGCGAAGCAGGCCGGTGCGCCCTCGATGAGGCGCAGCCGTTCCTCGAAAGCCCGCACGGTGGGGTTGCCGTAGCGGGAGTACACGTAGCGGTCGACGTCACCGGCGAAGGCGGCCTCGGCGTCGGCCGCGCTGGCGTAGACGAACCCAGACGTCAGGAACAGCGCCTCCGCCGTCTCGTCGAACTCGCTGCGCGCCAGCCCACCCCGGACGGCGAGCGTGTCAGGCCGCCAGACCGCCCCCTCGGTCACGAAGAGACCACGCGAGCCACGCGCGGCAGCACCACGGCCTGCGCGGCCACGAGCGCGCCGTCGACGGTCGTGACGGACGGCGAACCGTAGAGCACGTAGCCCTCGGCGAGGGCGGCGCTGATCTTCTCGCAGAACGAGCGGTCATCCGGCCCGGTGAGCAGCCGGTAGGCGAGCCGGTCCTCGGCGGAGTGGTCGGTCATGCCCTTCAGCGTAGGGCGATTCCGGCAGCCTGCAGGTGGGCGGTCTCGTTGAACGAGACGAGCACGGCGCCGCCGTCGGACCACCACCGCGTGCGGGTGATCGACGCCGGTGAGGACTCCAGGCGCCACAGGACGTCGGCCGTCGCACCCATCGCCGCGCGCGCGAGCGACTTGACCGGGCTGGCGTGCGTCACGATCAGGACGCGCCCGCGCGGCAGGCGCGCCAGAAGCCGGTCGCGGCCGCGCAGCACGCGCGCCTCCAGGTCGGCCAGGCTCTCGCCGCCCGGGGGCGCCGCCGTCAGCGACCCGAACCACGCGGCGTGCTCCTCAGGCCACCGCTCGTTCACCTGCTCGGCCGTGAGGCCGTCCCAGTCACCGAAGGAGCACTCGACCCAGTCGTCGTCGACGCGCACAGGCAGTCCGAGGCAGTCGGCCACCGCCTGGGCCGTCTCCTGCGTGCGGCGCAGCGGAGAACACAGCACCGCGTCGAATCCCCCATCGGCCGCCAGCGCTCGACCGGCCGCCTGCGCCTGGCGCCGGCCGAGGTCGGTGAGGCCGAGGTCGTCGCCGCCGCGCCCGCTGTAGCGGCGAGCGCTGGTGTGCTCCGTGACGCCGTGGCGCAGCAGCACGATCTCGGCACCGGGGCCGACGTCGGCACGGGCCACCGGCGTCGCGACAGGTCGCTGCTCAGCCTGCGCCCTCGGCTGGATGTCCTCCGCCTCGATCGCCTCGACCGCCTGCGAGCGCAGCAGGCCGCGCCACGGCCGGCCCTTCGCCGCGTCGTCCATGGCCTCGTTGGCCAACCGGTCGGCCGCCTTGTTCTTCTCGCGCGGCACCCACGTGTAGTGCACGCGTTCGGGGTCGACCACCTCGCGGGCCTGCGCCGCGAGGCGCCGCATGTCGGCGTGCTTGATCTGCCAGCGGCCCGACATCTGCTCGACGACGAGCTTGGAGTCCATCCGCACCTCGATGATGCAGTCGGAGTCGAGCTCCACCGCCGCGCCAAGTCCCGCCACCAGACCGCGGTACTCGGCGACGTTGTTGGTGGCCTGGCCGATCGCCTCGGCCACCTCGACCAGCACGTGCCCCGTCTCGGCGTCCCGGACGACGGCCCCGTAGCCGGCGGGCCCGGGGTTGCCGCGCGCTCCGCCGTCCGCCTCGACGACGAACCGGCGGCTCACAGACCGGACTCGCCCGTGCGCACCAGGATGCGGCCGCACTCCTCGCAGCGCACCACCTCATCGGGCTCGGCGGCCCGGATGCGCTGAAGGTCCTGCGGGTTCAGCTCGAGCCGGCAGCCCTCGCAGCGCCGGGCGCGCAGCATCGCAGCACCGGCCCCAGTGGACTCGCGGATCTTCTCGTAGAGGGCCAGCAGCCCGGCGTCGAGCCCGGCGATCATGCCCACGCGGTCGCGGCCGAGCCGCTCGCGCTCGTCGGCGAGGTCGGCCAGCGCGTCGTCGCGACGGCTGGTGACGGTGTCGATGTCGCCCTGCAACGAGTCTCGCTCGGCCTCGAGCCGGTTCACCGCCGCCTGAGCGGTCTCGAGCCGCTCCATCACCTCGAGCTCGGCGTCCTCGAGCTCGCTCTGACGCCGGCCGAGGGTCGCGAGCTCGTGCTGCAGCGACTCCAGCTCCTTGTGACCGCCCTGCCCCGCCTCGAGGCGCGCCTGGTCGCGGGCGGCGCGCTGACGCACCTGCTCGACGTCGGCCTCGGCCTTGGTCAGCTCGCGCTGGGTGTCGCTCGCCACGGTCTGAGCGGCGACGAGCTCGTCACCCAGAGCGGCCGCGCGCTGCTGCAGCGCCGTCAGCTCGGCGTGCTCGGGCAGGGTGCGCTCGCGGTGCGCGATCTGACTCAGGCGCGTGTCCAGCGCCTGGATGTCCAGCAGCCGCCACTGGTCGGTCGTCGGGGCGATCAGGGTGTGCTCCCTCGGCTCGGGATGTGCGCCGTCCACGGATCGGTGCGCGTCGTGCTGACGCGGGTCTCCACCGTACTGCCCTGCTCGCCGAGGTCGGCGACGAGCCGGCTCTCGCAGCCGGCCAGCCAGGGCCACTCGCTGGCCCAGTGCGAGACGTCGACCAGGTACGGGCGGTCGCCCGCCGCGTGCTCGCGGGCCTCGGACGCCGGGTGGTGGCGCAGGTCGGCGGTGACGAACACGTCCGCGCCGCTCGCGCGGGCCGCGTCGAACTGGTCGTCACCGGCGCCGCCGAGCACCGCGAT contains:
- a CDS encoding O-succinylhomoserine sulfhydrylase encodes the protein MTEGAVWRPDTLAVRGGLARSEFDETAEALFLTSGFVYASAADAEAAFAGDVDRYVYSRYGNPTVRAFEERLRLIEGAPACFATASGMAAVWVALAALVSQGDRVVAARSLFGSCFVVLDEILRRFGVETDFVDGADLDQWREALSRPATAVFFESPSNPMQELVDVRAVCDLAHAAGATVVVDNVFATPVLQRPMELGADVVVYSATKHIDGQGRTLGGAVLGPVDFIDGPVQNLMRHTGPSLSPFNAWVLTKGLETLSMRVRHMTASALALAEHLERHPRIRWVRYPFLASHPQHELATLQMDGGGTVLTFEVDGGKAEAFALLDALRCIDISNNLGDSKSLVTHPATTTHRRLGPDGRAAVGITDGVVRLSVGLEDVNDLRDDLDHALAALGG
- a CDS encoding PP2C family protein-serine/threonine phosphatase yields the protein MTERDMGRRTALAAGGWLAVVLLAELLTGRSPGVVVSPLYGLAALIACAALPWTTTAAFGLVAILLSVVSGVWTRTIDTEQHLIRMVTVALMAVAAVFVADVRERRDQRFRRVSRIADVAQRSILPVVPPRIGPVRTATRYVPAAEDTLVGGDLFDCFSSEQHTCFVVGDVRGKGVGAIEQAARVIRAFRQAAAASTDLETIAADMSTYLVPFLDEEEFATAVLVQLRDAGTLTVVSCGHPPPLLVDRAGQGRLVEAPAGFPLGLGDDYVALDLPWSPGDRLLLYTDGLSEARDVEGEFLPVAPMARQLVGGEVDEALERLLSTVREQARSKNATDDLALLLIENVGQVQPPRRQRPTFAKRVR
- a CDS encoding zinc ribbon domain-containing protein; this encodes MDGAHPEPREHTLIAPTTDQWRLLDIQALDTRLSQIAHRERTLPEHAELTALQQRAAALGDELVAAQTVASDTQRELTKAEADVEQVRQRAARDQARLEAGQGGHKELESLQHELATLGRRQSELEDAELEVMERLETAQAAVNRLEAERDSLQGDIDTVTSRRDDALADLADERERLGRDRVGMIAGLDAGLLALYEKIRESTGAGAAMLRARRCEGCRLELNPQDLQRIRAAEPDEVVRCEECGRILVRTGESGL
- a CDS encoding bifunctional RNase H/acid phosphatase; this encodes MSRRFVVEADGGARGNPGPAGYGAVVRDAETGHVLVEVAEAIGQATNNVAEYRGLVAGLGAAVELDSDCIIEVRMDSKLVVEQMSGRWQIKHADMRRLAAQAREVVDPERVHYTWVPREKNKAADRLANEAMDDAAKGRPWRGLLRSQAVEAIEAEDIQPRAQAEQRPVATPVARADVGPGAEIVLLRHGVTEHTSARRYSGRGGDDLGLTDLGRRQAQAAGRALAADGGFDAVLCSPLRRTQETAQAVADCLGLPVRVDDDWVECSFGDWDGLTAEQVNERWPEEHAAWFGSLTAAPPGGESLADLEARVLRGRDRLLARLPRGRVLIVTHASPVKSLARAAMGATADVLWRLESSPASITRTRWWSDGGAVLVSFNETAHLQAAGIALR
- a CDS encoding DUF1737 domain-containing protein; this translates as MTDHSAEDRLAYRLLTGPDDRSFCEKISAALAEGYVLYGSPSVTTVDGALVAAQAVVLPRVARVVSS